TTTGTCTCACTTCTATCACCCCCCATTTTAAACAATGTATATATCTGTACGTTAGAAACTCGTAAATGTTTCAATGATTTTCGAAAAATTCATATTTATTGCAACCCAGAATTATTTCTGACTTTCACCAAACAAATGTGAAAATCCCACTAAGTAATATCCCATGTATCCAGGCAAATTACCATCCTTATTTTTCTGAAAGAATCAATTTTCATAATAAAAACCTGCACCATAAGGCACAGGTTTCAATAAAATTTACTCATTTGATTTCGGGTAACTCTTTTCTTTACTGGCATTTTTCTCGTCATAAAATCTCAGCAAGTCCCCATAAATAATTTTATCGGAAAACTCGAGCTCGTTCTTTGCTTGATCAAAGAAAGGCTCACAAGCTGCTTTGTCAGTCGGCTCACCAGTTGATTTATCATAGCAAGTTTCTCTTGTGAATACATGATCCTTAGTGATGAAGCTGCCATCGCGCAGAACCGCAAAGTCCAGCCGGTCCTTTGAGAATAGGTCTGATCCGAAGTCAATGTTATTCTTAGTATCGATTCCTAACAGATGGAGAATAGTCGGCTTAAGGTCAATCTGTCCGCCTACAGTTGGAATCGTCTTGCCTTCCTGACCAGGGATATGAACAATCAGCGGTACCTGCTGTAGCTGCGTGCTTTCAAATGGTGTAATCTCCTTGCCGAGATACTCACCCATCGCCTTATTATGGTTCTCGGAGATTCCATAATGATCACCGTATAAAATGATGATTGAATCCTCATATAGACCTTCATCTTTTAATTCTTGTATAAACAGTTTCAAAGCTTCATCCTGATAACGGACAGTCGGGAAATAATTGTTGACTGTCTTGTCATTTGAAGTATATGGCTCGACAAAGCGGTCTTCTTCATTCAATTCGAATGGGAAGTGATTCGTCAATGTAATGAACTTTGAATAAAATGGCTTTGGCATAGCCTTCAAGTGATCAACAGACTGCTGGAAGAACTCAATATCTTTCATTCCCCAGCCTACTGAATTTTCCTCATTCACATCATAATCCGGCAATGAATAGAAGCGCTCGTATCCCATTGATTGATACATGATATCACGGTTCCAGAAGCTCTTGTTATTCGCATGCATAGAAGCAGTGAAGTAGCCGTTCTCATTCAAGATTTCAGGTGTCGCTGAATATTCATTTCCTGAGTGCGTAAAGAAAACTGCACCACGGCTTAATGGATACAATGAGTTATCTACAAGGAATTCGGAGTCTGAAGTTTTCCCCTGGCCGGTCTGGTGATAAAAATTATTAAAGTAATAGCTTTCTTTAATGAAATCGTTCAGGAAAGGTGTAATTTCCTGTCCATTCACAGTTTGGTTTATGACAAAGTTCTGCGTGGATTCCATTGAAATCAGAATCACGTTCTTGCCCTTGGCGATACCAAACATGTCCTCGTTCGGCGGCAGATAGTTAGCACGCACATAGTTGTCAATATCAGCCAGTTCACTGCCATCAGCCATAGCTCTCTGTGCCGAAGACTTTGACTGTAAGAAAGCATCATAAAGATGATAATTGTATGTCCCAATATTCTTGACCAGCATTTCTCTATCGAATGTTCTAGTCAACAGCTGCGGACGCTCAGTTTCAGCCATTCCCAGGTTGAAAAATGAAATCGCGATCGCCACAAGGAAATATGCTCTGCGGTCCACCTTTGTGTATTCCCGATATCCTATTAGATTTGGTTTGGCTTTTAATAAAAGTGCCAATACGAGGATATCAGCGAAATATAACAAGTCACTGAAGTTGATCAATTCAGTAACACTGCTTCCCAAGTCGCTCATATTGCTCGTTTGGAAAAGCACAGGTATCGTCAGGAAGTCATTGAAAAAACGGTAAAACACTACATTCGCGAACAAGATTGCTGAAACTATGAAACTTGTAATCAAAACGTAGCGTTTCTGAGCCTTTTCCTTCATGAACATGCTGACTCCAAAAATGACCATCAGGAAACTTAATGGATTCATGAACAGGATGATCTCCTGTCTCCAGTTCTCAATCTTTATATCAAAGCTAGTTTTATAGGCAATATAAGTCTTTAACCAAAGCAGGATTGTCGCAATCGCAACAATGGATGCTTTAGTCCATTTATTATTCTTCATTTGTTTGTTACCTCCCTGTTAAAAATAACAGATATGGGAATTTTAAGGTGATTTTTTCCACTTGCTCAAGAATCAAAGATAATCTTAATACTTTTTTTTCTAAAAAGCAAACAAAATTAAACTTAAAAAAGCATAGACCAATTACTGTCATTTTCCTCTATTTTAGACGAATCAAACCTAAAAAAGTTTCAGGAATGTCCAAATTCCGAAAATTGAAACTTTTGGCATAAAAAAACAGGGAGTTTTATCCCAAACTCCCTGCTGCTGATTTTTCTTATCCAATTTTGTTCTTAACCAGCCACGCCGCACCAATCACGCCCGCATCATTTCCCAATGTTGCGATGCTGATTTCAGTCGATTGTGCTACTCGTGGAAAAGAATTACGTAAAAATTGCTCTTTTATTGGATCGAGCAAAACATTTCCTGCTTTTGAAACTCCGCCTCCAAGTACAATTTTTTCAGGATTAAGAGTATTAGCGATATTCGCAAGAGCAATCCCCAGATGCAAAGCAACTGAATCGACGACTTTCAACGCTAATTGGTCATTTCTTTTTGCCGAATCGAAAACATCTTTTGCTGTCACATGGCCAGTTTCCTTATACACCACTGAAAGTTCTCCAGCTGGGGTTCCTTCGTTCAAAGCTGCAGTGGCAATCCGGACAATCCCAGTTGCTGAAGCAATGGTTTCCAGGCAACCTGTCTTGCCACAGTTACACGGAGCCCCACCTTCAGCTATTGAAGTAATATGGCCTATCTCGCCAGCAGCACCGCTGACTCCGTGTACAATGTCTCCATTCGTGATAACGCCTCCGCCTACACCTGTTCCCAGAGTGACACATACAAGATCTTTTGCACCATTTCCAGCACCTTTCCACATCTCACCAAGTGCTGCGCAGTTTGCGTCATTATCGATTACAGCCGGAAGCGAGGTTTCGACTTCAAGTAAGTCTTTTAGCGGGTAAGGCTCTCTCCATCCAAGGTTCACTGCTTCATAAATCACGCCAGTGGCAAGGTCAACCGGACCAGGTGCCCCCATGCCAATCCCAAGGATTTCACTTTTTGAATGTCCTAACTCCTCAAGCTTCGCATCAATCCCCTTTGCGATATTGACCGTTATATTTTTCCCTTCATCAGAAACATCTGTTGGGATCTCCCATTTGTGCAGTATTTCTCCATATAAACTTATGAAAGCAAGTTTGGTTGTTGTTCCTCCTAAATCTACACCTACTAGCCACTTTTCAGCCATATTAAGTCACCTTTTCTCATTTGCGTTTTTTTCTTTTTCCATCCGGATTTCTTGTCTTAAAAGCAAAATCGCAGACTGGTAATCTTTTGTTTCAATCAATTGGGAATTATACAATTCCTTCAGTTCGGCTCCCATGAGCTCTAAATCCGCCACTCTGTCACCTATGTAAATAATTGTCCCGAATTTTTTCAGGAACTGCTGGATATCGTAAATTGTCTTCAACGTAATCCCCTCAATGTTTGTGAAAATAAGAGCATGTTTCCATTACTTAAGTATAATGGATACTCATTGCCTCCTCAAGTATGCAGGAGAAGATTTTATGACAAATAACAAAGTCTTTCATCGCTCAATTGGTATGTTCTCAGACTACCTAAAGATAGATTATAGTAACGTCTTACAAATGAAAAAAGCAGCAAGCGCTGCTTTTTAATCATTACCTATCAGGATCCTGCGGTTTCAAAATCCGCGGCCTTCTGTTCTTTAATGGAATCGGAGACCGAACGAGCACGTCGCGGAATGCCCGCGGGTTGAACGGTATGAATGGCCAGAGGTAAGGTACACCAAAGGAATTCATTCTTGCTAGCAGGATGATGAACAGGACAACCCCAATTAGGAAACCGTATAATTGGAATGCTGCAGTCAGTACTAACAAGAAAATCCTTACAAGCCGGTTTGCCAGACTCATTTCATAACTTGGTGTTGCGAAAGTTCCAATTGCCGCAATCGCAAGATAAAGGATGACTTCATTTGTCAGCAGGCCCACTTCAACTGCCACTTGTCCAATCATCAGGGCAGCGACTAGT
This window of the Mesobacillus jeotgali genome carries:
- a CDS encoding ROK family glucokinase; translated protein: MAEKWLVGVDLGGTTTKLAFISLYGEILHKWEIPTDVSDEGKNITVNIAKGIDAKLEELGHSKSEILGIGMGAPGPVDLATGVIYEAVNLGWREPYPLKDLLEVETSLPAVIDNDANCAALGEMWKGAGNGAKDLVCVTLGTGVGGGVITNGDIVHGVSGAAGEIGHITSIAEGGAPCNCGKTGCLETIASATGIVRIATAALNEGTPAGELSVVYKETGHVTAKDVFDSAKRNDQLALKVVDSVALHLGIALANIANTLNPEKIVLGGGVSKAGNVLLDPIKEQFLRNSFPRVAQSTEISIATLGNDAGVIGAAWLVKNKIG
- a CDS encoding YqgQ family protein — encoded protein: MKTIYDIQQFLKKFGTIIYIGDRVADLELMGAELKELYNSQLIETKDYQSAILLLRQEIRMEKEKNANEKR
- a CDS encoding LTA synthase family protein; the encoded protein is MKNNKWTKASIVAIATILLWLKTYIAYKTSFDIKIENWRQEIILFMNPLSFLMVIFGVSMFMKEKAQKRYVLITSFIVSAILFANVVFYRFFNDFLTIPVLFQTSNMSDLGSSVTELINFSDLLYFADILVLALLLKAKPNLIGYREYTKVDRRAYFLVAIAISFFNLGMAETERPQLLTRTFDREMLVKNIGTYNYHLYDAFLQSKSSAQRAMADGSELADIDNYVRANYLPPNEDMFGIAKGKNVILISMESTQNFVINQTVNGQEITPFLNDFIKESYYFNNFYHQTGQGKTSDSEFLVDNSLYPLSRGAVFFTHSGNEYSATPEILNENGYFTASMHANNKSFWNRDIMYQSMGYERFYSLPDYDVNEENSVGWGMKDIEFFQQSVDHLKAMPKPFYSKFITLTNHFPFELNEEDRFVEPYTSNDKTVNNYFPTVRYQDEALKLFIQELKDEGLYEDSIIILYGDHYGISENHNKAMGEYLGKEITPFESTQLQQVPLIVHIPGQEGKTIPTVGGQIDLKPTILHLLGIDTKNNIDFGSDLFSKDRLDFAVLRDGSFITKDHVFTRETCYDKSTGEPTDKAACEPFFDQAKNELEFSDKIIYGDLLRFYDEKNASKEKSYPKSNE